TTGCTAGCGCGACAGAGCCCGCGAGCATTGGCAGAGCTGAGCTTAGAGGCGGCTAAGGTAGAGCTCGGAAACGGAGCTAGTGACACTCGGTGCAGATCCCACCTAAGCAGCAGGTGAGTTGCTGTCGTAGGTCTGAAACTCTTCATCCGTGTTGGAGGCAGTTTTTGTGCTCTTCACAGGCCGTTTAATAAACTGTGGGAACCGGCGTGCTTTCCTTTACGTCCTTTGTTACCTTTGAGATACCCTAAATATCCAGCAGAACAGTAACTCTGCAGCGTAATGAAACTTGGTACAGCTGAGCGCCAGGGTTAACGAGTCCGCGTATGGGTTAACGTTTTAGGGCGGTGGCACTCGGCACTGGAGCTTGGATTGTGCGCTGTGACTTTTACTTAGGGTGCTGAGCTTGTGCGTTCAAGGTAGGGCTTAATTGTGTGGCCGGCTGCGAGAGTTGCttcaaaagcaaactgaaagctGGCTTTTACAGGAAATGGAATGAGCTGTGTGTTTGTGCAACTAATTATAGCCCTTGACATCAGCTCATGTGTACCTTTAGAGCATAGGATTACGTAATCTGGCCGGGCTTCCTGTAAAAGAGCAAATTTACAAAAGGCTTTGGGGGATAACGCTGAGGGTTTAAACTCTTGTGTTTTCAGCAGTAGCCGAAGCTGTCGTCGGTTGGGTTCCCTTTGAAATTCCGGCTGATGGCTCCAGTGTGCCTGTGCAGGAAGCGTGAAGCCCACGCATCGGCTGTGCGCTGTGATTTTTAAACTCTGGGGGCTGGGGCGATGCCTGTAGCAGCTGAGATGCAGTTTGAGTGGGTaactcttttccttccccccgtGGGCATTAAATGGGAGGCGGAAGGCTGAGGAATCTCCCTGGGAAGTTTTGTGCAAATGCTTTCTGTGAGTAGCAGAGTAAGAAGAAGCAAGAGTGCTTGGGTggcttcaaagagaaaatacgAGCAAGCTTCAGCTTCTCTTTTCAAGAAGTTCCTCCACGGTGGTTTGAACGTGGCTTTTTGTATGCATTCCCCCCTGCAGCGTGGTTATATCCTGATAGTAGCTCTGTAAAGTGTGGAGCGATGCTGATGCTGGATCACgctcctctttttctgcttagTGGCACGAAGATTTACGCTGTGATGACCGGAGCTGCAAGCTGAGGTGTCGCGGTTTGAGCTTTGGCCAAGGGTCTCCCTGAGATGGTACGAGGATTGCTCCGGCTCCAGCCCTTGCCGCTGCCCAGAGCCGGCGGCTGGTGCTGGGTGTGCTGTAAGCAGGCAGTAAAcgcctttcttttcctgaagtctGACCCTTTCCACTCCCAGGGGCAGAAATATTAATTCTAGCTAACAGAGCACTGTTAAATTCCTGCACAAGGCACGGAAAAGCAGGCTGCGACCCGCATGAGCATCAGGTAGCCGGGGCTCAGACTTAAGCTTAAGCCGTGCTTGTTCAGTGGTGGAGGAAAGCGAGCAAGTTGGCTCAGAGGAGtctgcccggagaggtgggcGTCTGCTTTTGTagctggaaaagctgctttGGAGCTTGAATTATGTCAGCTGAGGGCTGTGAGGGCTCCCAGGGAGAGCACAGGAGCGCACGCAGTTGGCTCTCTGCAGTATCAGATTGCAGATGCACCTGGAGACAGAGTTGGGGCACGTGAGGCTGACCCAGAGGCGTTTGAAGAACCCCTCAAACGGGGGAATTGCCAGGTATTTCACTGAAGCTTGTCGGTGCTCTCCCAGGGTGTGCTGCCACCTGCCTTGGGACACAAATCCAAACTCTCCAATTGTCCCCGTACTGGACATCTGGTGGGCACTGGTGCTGTGTCACCAGCCGGCTCTCGTCAGGGGGGCTTGTCTGTCTTTGTCAAGCAAGAGGGAAGCTCTTCTGATGCGGAGGAGGGTGTGTGCTGTTCCAGTTTTTGCTGGGCTTTCGCTGGTAATAGCGCGTCATTCTTGCAAGGGGGTCTGCACCATGCAGGAATCGTTCTTGAGCTCCTGGCTGTTGCTTCATTCTTGCTGCAGAGGAATCGAGAGCGGGACTCTGacagccagggatggggataGAGCCATCCCATTCCGCTCTGGAAAAAGGCAACGAGTTTGTGCTGGTCTCAGCCCAAGCACTGGTGCCAGCGCTGCAAATGACACCatcatgcttttaaaacacGGATCTCGGCGGATTTTCTCTCGGTACGTGTTTTTCCTTGAGCTTGGTAACGACTGGTCGGAGTGAGGGCAAAGCTAGAAGAAGCAGGGAGAAGGCAtgctctgattttcttttttttttaggtgagGGCTAGCGCAGGGCCCGAGGAATGCTTGCAGCCCCCCGCAGATGGTATACCCTCGGCAGCGGGGCGCTTCCAGTAGCTCTCCGTTACTTTAACCCTTCCAGGCTCCAGACGGTGCTGTTGGGAACCTGGCCGCCCCAGCTACCAGCGCCGCCTCTCCTGGCAAGCTGCTGTCTCAGATGGATCTCAGCAAAGCCCAGGCTGGCGCAGAGATGGCTCCCGCCGACCCCGCGGCACACCTGACCGCCGCCGCGGCAGCACCCGTAGGTGAGGCGCATGGCAGTCGTGGGGCGCGGGCAGCCGGCCTGGGGACCAGAGCGGAGGCCGGGTTGGAGCCATGCCGCCGGGTGACGTGTGCGGAGTCGCTCTGGGGAATAGCTGCCTGaatgctgcttatttttaagccccttgctctttttttttttttttttttttccctttttgtccCCCTCCTTTAAGTCAGGTTCCCTCAGGGTTTCTTTGCACGAAGAGTTTTGGCTCAACGCAGCCGTTTTTGAGCAGTTGATGAAGAGCAGGGCGTTACGAGCCCAAACACAGAAGGGATTATCTGCAGTTTGTGTTGAGGGCCCCCGTCACGCGCTCGTAGCACTAAGCGCTCTCCCTGCTGCCTACATTTATTTACCTTGCCTGGGGAGAGCAGACCCATCCAATTACAGCTAAATAAATATTGCAGAGCCGCTACCCAGCCGGTAGCCTCAGACTTAAATAAAAGCGGCACGAAGCGGTGATGTGGTCCGTTGCATCCTCAAAGGCTTCTGTACCAAAGAGCCCGCTGCCAGCCGAGCcggtgttttcattttcctcgGTCCAGCTGATTTCCAAGGAAGCGGCAGGGTGAGCAGGCAGCCGGCGCTCGGGCCGGATCTGGTGGATGAAGTTCGGTGGGACTTTTCCGGTTTCCCAAAGGGCAAACGAGGCAGCTCTGGAGCGTGTGCGTTCTGCCACGCAAGTCGGCGTTCCTTGTGGGCGTTAAACCCAGCTAACCGACCCCTGCAGACCCTCGAactctgcttttctccctcaGGACTCAACAGGGAGGTGCAGAAGCACTGGGCTTAAGTCGTctgctgtgtggttttttttttttttctcgttCCTTTTGTTATTTGTGGATGAAGTTAGATATGTGGAGAACTTTACCTGCTTTCGCTGGAGGTTCAGGTTGGCTTTGCATCCAGCGGGGAGGACCGGTTTGTAGGaaagctgctggagcagcagggcGGACCGGGGTGTTAGCGCAGAAAATTTTCCAGACTCAGTTTTGCGGAGCGGTCGTTGCTGATGTTAAAGCATCATTGGGTGTCTGTGCCGCTTCCCCAGCCTGCGTAGGGGTGGCTGGAGCCGCCCCTTCCCGCCGTCCCCCTGCCCTTCCAGCCTCCCCGATTCCCCCCAAGTCAGCGGTCCCATCCTGGTTAGACGGTCGGCCGTCAGCCTTCGCTCCTTGCCTGCCCCGCTCGAGGCGCTTCGTTTCGGAGAGTCCCACGCCGCGCTGGTCTCTATCGCAGAGATACGGTGCTGCGTGCCAGCTGACCCAGCGCGGCTGGGCGTGCCACTTTCCGCTCCTCGGTGCCGGCTCCTCAGGGATGGAGCAAGTCGCAGCCTTGGGCGGCTGCAGGGACAAACTGTGGGCTGCTCCAGGTTGGGGTCTCTCTGGCCAGCGTTGTCTTTAACCAGCAGCGGGTCTCCAGGCTTTTTCCCGTCCCTCGAGCGCGTCTAAACCCAGTGATTAGCTTTCAGTGATGCCTCTCTCCCCTCTGTTGCTCTCTGGGCTGTGGCTACCGTAGATGCAGCCGGGGAGCCGACTCGGACGGGGTAACCGCCACGATGCCACCTCTGCCATTGCCTTAGAGCACAGAGGGCTGCGTTTCACAAAGCCTAGTCTTTTAGTCGCCTCCTGAGGAGGAGTGTGATGAGGGTCTGAGCAcccccagcgctgctgctgGGACGGAGCTGGGATGCGCAAGAGCTTGCCTTGAGCCAGGCCGCTGAGAGCACAGTGAGCTCGGTATGGGCTGCGGCAGGTAGGATGGGGCAGGACGGAGCCTGCTTGGCTAAGGAAGAACCACAATGCCCTGTCCCAATGGGAGGGGACTTTTTGGGGGAGAAGGTGAGACactgaaggaagagagaggCTTCCTTGGGGGATCTGAGCGGTCTAGGAGGGGGGAGCAGTGCTGATGGTGACAGAGTTTGGCTCTTGTGCTTTCCTTGCCCAAGGCTGTGGCAGCGCTGGGGTTCGTTTCGGGGTCTCGCTCTGGAGAGCAGACAAGGCCAGGTCTTTCTGTTCGCTCTGAAACCCTGCGACCCcactgctgtggctgggggCCGCAGCCCAGGGCGGGCACCGTGTCCACACGGCCGCTGACCCCGCTCTCCCCTTCTCCGCAGtgaccaccaccagccccatgAAGACGCTCTACGTCATGTCGGACGCCAAGCTGTCTGCGCTTACCAAGTCTGTGATGAGTGAGGCTACCTCTGTCCCCCTCAAACTGCCGGGCatccagccttcctcctcctcctcctcctcatccgCCAGCTCTCCCACCGGTGCCGTCACCTTCGCCACCTCCCCGCTGgccggtgcccccagccctcccggcAGCCTGGTACACTCGAAGGTGGGACCTGTCCTGCAGACCGCTTCCAAGACCGTCATCCTGACCTCGACGCTGGCCACCGTGAAGGGCGATGGACCCCTGGGACACATCGGGGAGAAGGTCAGCTTGCCCAAGAGCACCGCGGCCCTCGGCCACGCTCTGGGGGCAGTGGAGACCCTGGGGAGGGTTCCTTCCGTGGTGGACGACGGGAGCACCGTCATCCACGCCAGAGAGGCTCTGGCCAACAGACACTTGCTGCCCCAGGGCGTGCTGCCAGGAGGGGCTGGCACCACGCTCATAACGCTGGGCAGCAGCCTGGCCGGCTCCTCCATCATCGCCACGGCGGGGCCCACGCTCAGCCAGAAGCCGTagggacccccccgggacccctcgCCTGCGACCGGCACTTTGGGAAGACTGGGCTCAGCTGCGGGGTGGGAAAGGAGCCAGCCCCGTGGGCACGGGGGGGGCTGGTTCAGGCTGGGGgatgtttttctggttttgttgctgtttaataaaacgactttttttttttttttttttcctgttctcctttACTGACTTCATTGCACCATGGTCCCTTCCAAAAGCGGCATTTGGTTGCAGCTCAGCCCTCGACCGCTTTTGTCAAGGGCCGATTTCCCTCGCCGTGAAGGCGTGGAGGGACAAAGCAGCCTcgtgcaggcagggaaggaaccATGCCGTGCAACcggggcagctcctcctgcctgtgccATCTTGCCGGTACGTCCCTCCTCTGGGTAGAAGTTTCAACTGATTCCTGCTATTGGGAATATTTATACGTTAATATTAATCTGCCCTGAGCCTCGACTTAACCTTTACAGTTGCATTTGCATCGGCAAGCAGGGGTTAGCGCCGGGGACGTGGGCAGCTTGTGCTCCATTATTAGAGAATTGATGGTTTtagggaagcagcagaaagggcGACACAAAGGCGCTGAGCCATGAAATGGGTGCCGGGATGATGAGGTGAGGGTTTGGCACCATCGAGGGGGGTTTGCCAGGGACGAGCGTTCCCCCCGGGGGCTCTCGCTGGGCTCTGGGGCTTGTTTTCACAGGACAGAGCTTACGGCTGGGTCATTGTGTGGTTATCGGGGATAATCCCCATGCTCTCTCTGTCTCCATCCCGTGCTGTGGCTCTGCTGCGCCCCGAGCCCTTGGCTCTTGCTTCCCCAGCGGGGCGCAGGGCGTGACGTGATGTTTGCTGGCCGAGATGCTTTTGGGGAGCGTGATTCTTGGCAGCCGGAGACCCACGGTACCGGGGCGGCCCCGTGCTCCCCCCGAGGGCAGGCACGTTTCCGAAATCTCCGCTCACTTCCTCATCCTGCCAGCTTGTGAGAAGATCCCATTTTTGGCTCAGCTTGGCTGGGACAGCACAGGCCGTGGCAGAAGCAGGGTGTTTGTTACGGGGAGCCCAAAAACAGAGCAGGGGAATAACTGTTTTCCCCTTTGGCTCGTCGTGAGAAGAGGGGAGATACTGCGAGTCCCTTCCCCGCCACTCCTGGGCTAGATGCATGCCGCTCCAGATGCCATCCGGCTTTTTGGGGACTGTCCCGCTTCGCCTTCGTAGCCTCTCACGCTCCAGACTTGGCGCAGCCACGATGGTGAGTCTGTCTTGAGGACGCTGAGCTTTGCCAGCACCCCGaaccctttcttcccttttccctgggGTTtgtaggggagaaaaaagaaaaaagaaaaaggggggggggcaaggTTTTACTTTGCCAGCAATCTGGGTTCACCCAGGCAAAGTTTCCTGCAGGGGAGGTTGTGGGTGCAGGGTGACCATGAACCCCAAGGCAGAACTAGCCCTGGCGCAGGGGGTTTGCCGGTGGGATGCCACGAAACGCCGTACGTTCTCCCCGAGCTGATGGTGACGGGAAAGCAGCCAGGATGAACTTAGGCTCCGCTCTAGCATCCGCAGCACCCACGGACGCAAGCGTGTCAGGTAAAAACGAGGGTTGGCTGTCGACCTGCAGTGTTTTTAAGCAGCTCAGCTCTCTTTTTCGAGGCTTGAAGTCACAATTTCTCTGCTGCAATAACAATAATACAGCTGAGACAGCCTTAGGAACGTGGCATCTCCGCTCCCAGGCGCGGAGGCAGCAGTTTGTGGGAAGACTCGAGCGACTCGAGCTCTGTGGCCACGTCCTCGCTCACAAACCGGGGTTACTGGTGTGTCTTTTGGCAGCGAAGCTCTTGGGGTACAGCCGGGGCGGCCTGCAGCACACGTAGCGCCTTTCCCATGTCCCGGCTGGAGCATCCAGGAGCGGTTGGGTCAATGACGCTGCTCTTCTCAACCAGCCGAGTGCTAAAAGCATCGTGGAGTGGCcagtgctgcctggggctaattcttcttttctgctttctatcccaaagcttttcctttccatggATACAGCAGAAATGGTGCTTAAACGCTGACGCTGCTCCACCTGAAGCCGTAACCTTCTCTGGGGACGAGCGAGTGCCACCGTCCCTCGGCCCCTTCGGCTTTGACGGCTCGTGGCGAGGCGCCCAGGACAGCGGTGAGCGTATGCCGGCACGAGAAAAGTGAGTCCTGTGCTCCGACGAAGCCATTGGGCCGATTGCAACAGCTCACCGGGAGCTGCCGGAGGCAAAAAGCACCCGGAGATGTTGTTGGGCTGGTTGGCGCTTGGACACGTGGCTGCTCCACGGAACGGCTGCGATTCCCCCAAAACTGATGCAGAAAAAGCATCTCCTTCCCCGTGGGATGGGGATAGGTCTCAGCCCGTCCCCACAGCATCACGAAACGCCTCTGGGGCTCCGTGCGTAGGGTGAGGATTCCCCCAACCCCTGCCCCGATCCAAGAAATCAAGGACACCCCAAACACCGCCAGCTCGGGACCATCCGGCCAGTTTTATTTCGGGTGCAGCCGCTGCGGCTCTTGGAGGTGTGGAGCAGCAGCGAGCGGCACGGCCGGAGCGCTTCCCGGGCAAACACCCAACGCGGCAGCCGCTCGCTGCAATCCCAAacccctcaaaaaaacccctccggAACCCCGGAcgtaattaaaaatgtaattaaaaaccaaaactgcaTCGTGTGGGGTGCGCCAGCCGGGGCTCTGGAGTGGGGAGTCGCCGAGCATTGGCGAATTATCGGGAATAACCATCACCCGGCTCGGCCTCCTCGCCGCATCGCACGCAACCGCGCCGGGGCACGGCATCTCTAGCAAAATAGAAACCTCTGCAACtcattttgctgcctttttttttttttatgtgcgtatatatatatataatatatatataacctTGTGATATTGGTAGTTAAGTCACCGGCGTAACGATGTCGGATACAAACAGCTCTAAGATCAAGAGTAAAAATGACAGGGTCCAGATTGTCTCCTCTTAGTCCCCTTGCCGCAGGCTCCGACGCAGTGACCAGCTCCGGCACACGCCTCGCCGCCCGGCTCGCCCGCTGCGGCATCCTGGCCGCTTGCCTTCTCCGCAGGGAACGAAGCTGATCCGCAGTGGGATGGAAGCGCTACAGCTTGGCGTGGCGGTGAAAGGCAGGCGCGTGCGGGGAGGCATAGGTGGGTTGGCTGTGCCACGTCGCCGCCGGGTAGAGCCGGTGCCGCAGTGAGCTCTCGTAGGACGCCGGGTAGTGCCCGGGGCCAGTCGCCAGCGGCCGGCACAGGTCGGAGGGCTGCGTGGAGGTGGCTACCAAAGGGCTGGGGAAAGCGGGGATGACGAAGGGGTTGACGGAGAGGGACGGTGCCACCGGCACGCCCTGGGTTTTGAGGTGCTCCAGCGGGCTGCCGAAGCTCGCCGGGAAATGCAGCATCGCTCCCTTGTAAACGTCCGGGGCTTGCGGCAGCGCCGCGGCGTAGCCAGGGCTGGCCACCACCGCCTTGGGTTTGGCCAGCCCTTGCTGGCCCCCGGGTGAGCCGGCGCCCGTGTCCCTGCCGTCGGCCTCCTTGACGAAGGGGGAGACGGCGCGTAACTTCGCGCCGGGGCCAAaagccgccgccgcctcctcctcccggcCGCGCTTGCCCctcggcgcggcgggggcgaagccggccccggggggcacCCAGCAGGCTTTGACGGCGGTGCGGGCGGCCCCTCGCCGGCTTTCCCCGCTCCACGACTGTGCCGCTTTGCTCCGCAGGTCTTGGGGCTGCTCCGGCTCTTCGGATCGCGCCGGGAAGGTGGAAGGTGGCTCCAAAAAATCCTTCAAGCTGGAGAAATACCCCCAGAGGGGATGGCAGCTGACGGGCTTCAGCACCTCGTTGCGGTAGGCGTGGAAGCAGCCGGTGAAGACGGTGGGTGCCGGACCCCCCTCCTCAGCCcgtgggcagggctggctgtctCTCCCGCCGGGGGACGCGCTGGGGATGGGTCCCGCCTCGCTCCCCACGCTCGGAGCCGTATCCTGAGCTCCCGCCGGCTCCGGGCTCCGCTGCTCATCGAGGTGGGGGCCGGTAGCCggccgggggggctcggggctggGGCCGAGGCCAGCGTCGCTTGCCGGCCGCCGGCCCTCGGGGCAGTGGCGTTTGTGGCAGTGCAAGGACTCCGCCTTGCTCACCTGGGCCAGCAGCTTCTTCTTGGCCAGCGGAGACATGATGGGGTGGTTGCCTTTGGAGTAGAAGCTGGAGAAAAGGCGCTTGTAGGTTTCGGTGTGGGTCCTGCAGGCGCCGGGACACCCCCCCGAGGGGCTCGGGGTCGGGACGGCCGGGCTGGAGCCCCCctccgccgcccggccccgctccggggcGTCCCTCGCGTCCTCCGGGCCGGCTCCCGCCTCCGGCTTCGCCTTGTCCAGAGGCATCTGCAAGCGAagggggattttggggtgggggtgccggGCTCTGCCGCATCCCCGTGCCGGGGCGCCGGCCCCCTCCCCATCTTTGGCTGCCCTCACGCCCTCCTCTTTTCCCACCCAGCCGCGTCCCTCCTTGCTCTTCCCCGGACACCCCAACGGCGAGGGGCGGACGCGGGGGGCTGGCGCGGGGTTCCGGGGCTGCTCCCAAAACTGGAGCTGCCTCAGCCAGGCTCtgaggaggggctgggggggccgcgcACCTGCTCCCGGCCCTTCTCCTTCTTGGCCCTCTTGCTCTTCTCGCCCGTCTCGGCGCCCTTGGAGACCTTGTACTGCTTGCGGGGCTTGCTGGGGGGCAGAGGCTTGTCGTCCTCCCCCTTGAGATGCCGCACGTACGGGAGGACTAGCCTGCGGGCGGGTGGGCGGCAGTGAGAACCGGCGCcgggaggggaaactgaggcacggagcgagaccccccccccccccccaccgcctcGTCCCTTACCTCTCGTAGTGCCGCCGGGTGCAGGTGGCCGCGCTggtgctgccggggctgccccccagcTCGTCGTAGACGTTTTTCCAGAGCCGTCGGCCTGTTACCTGCGGTGGGAGGGATGGGTtagccccccccccggcacccaggGGCCGTCCCGGCACCCGTGGGATATCCTGGCACCCAGGGGCTGGCACCCGTGGGATATCCCGGCACCTGTGGGCCATCCCGGCACCCAGGGGCTGGCACCCGTGGGATATCCCGGCACCCAGGGGCTGGCACCCGTGGGATATCCCGGCACCCGTGGGCCATCCCGGCACCCGTGGGCCATCCCGGCACCCAGGGGCTGGCACCCGTGGGCCATCCCGGCACCCAGGGGCTGGCACCCGTGGGCCATCCCAGCATCCAGGGGCCGTCCCGGCACCCGTGGGCCATCCCGGCACCCGTGGGCCatcccagcacccatgggataTCCCAGCACCCGTGGGCCatcccagcacccatgggataTCCCGGCACCCATGGGCCATCCCGGCACCCAGGGGCCAGCACCCGTGGGCCGTCCCGGCACCCGTGGGCCATCCCGGCACCCATGGGATATCCCAGCACCCAGGAGCCATCCCGGCACCCGTGGGATATCCCGGCACCCAGGGAACGGCGTCGCTTACCAGCTCGTAGGCTcccagtttttccacagctttgtAGATCTTCCAGAGGTtaactggaaagaaagagatgCCGAGGGTCAGGGGGACGCGGCGCTGCCACGGCTGCCGGCGGCTCCTCCGGCCCCGGCGAGGGACGTACTCTGCTTGAAGCCGAGGTGGGGGATCCTCTCGATGGGCGTGTGGCGGTCCTTCATGAACTTGTAGAGGCTGACGAGGaaggcttcctcctcctccttctccccgcCCGTCGTCGCTTCTTCCGCCGGCTTCTCCCGCTCGCAGCCATCCTCCGGGATGGGAGCCTCCTGCGGGATACGGGGCGGGTGAGAAGGAGCcgaaggggaaactgaggcagccCCTCGCCAGCTCCGGGCGTGCTTTGCAACCCGAAAGTATTTAACGAGCCCGCGGGTTCGTTAGCCGGCAGCCTGGGCCGCCGGCCAAGTTGGTCAAAGCGCTGGAACCGTGCGAGAACACGAGGAACGGCTTCCAGGAAAACAGACGGGCAGAAATTCAtcctccccccgccctgctccgCCGCCGCCTTTCTCAGCTAAAAATGTTTCTCGTTTGTTTGTTCTACATTTTCCGGAGTTATAAAACTTGTTGCTATTTTTGGGCAAAGCAGCTGCTCGGCTCCCgagtactttatttttttttttttttttaaaaattcttcttcttctttctatTCTTTTAACCGCTTGTGACAGACGCGGTATTTTAACGGCTGAACTATTTTgaggctttttggttttttttaaaaataaaaagccgCCGCGGGGAGGTAAAAGCGGCGGGGGTCCAGCGCGGGAAAACCCACCCCCTCCCTCCgtcaccttaaaaaaataattagaaaaattagaaaGCGTTGAGGGGGGAGCCTCATTTCCCCAAAtaagcggggggggggtgtcagcatcccccctccccaaaaaaaaaaaataacgcCAGGGCGCGGCACTCACCGCCGGTTTGGCGGCGGGGGGCTCTTGGGGGTCTCGTCGCTGCGGTGGGTTGTCGTCCAtggaggtgtgtggggggggagtcgtctttgatgttttttttttttttaggagggGTCCTGCAAGGCAAAATTGGGGGGGACACCCCAAAAATTAATGGGTAAATTGGGATGATTTGGGCCACGGCGTCGCCCGTCAGGCACCGAAATCGGCCGGTCGGCCGATTTCGGTGCCTGACGGGCGACGCCGTGGCCTGAAGCTGCTCTTTGGgtgcttccccccaccccaaatttAGGGCTCGGTCCCCCCCTCGAcaccccaacccccccgccCACGATTTTGGGGGAGAACCCTGGCAAAACGGGATGAAAAAAGGCGCTGCCAAGCAGGGGCCCCCGCTCCCTTCCgtgccccccccggctcccacGCGAGACCCccgccggtgccccccccccccccccccgccccgcttccCCACGCCGCTCCCGATCCCGCtcacccgccgccgccgcgccatGTGACTGCGCCgccacgccccctccccgcctaTTGGCTAGCGCCCTCCACGCCCCCTCCTCCTATTGGCCAGCGGGGCTGCTCGTCCCCCGGGGGGGCGCAGGGCATGCTGGGAATTGTAGtcccgccgcggccgcgctgccgccgggcTTCCATGCGTGTGCGGGCGTCTAC
This Pelecanus crispus isolate bPelCri1 chromosome 21, bPelCri1.pri, whole genome shotgun sequence DNA region includes the following protein-coding sequences:
- the ARID5A gene encoding AT-rich interactive domain-containing protein 5A, whose product is MKDRHTPIERIPHLGFKQINLWKIYKAVEKLGAYELVTGRRLWKNVYDELGGSPGSTSAATCTRRHYERLVLPYVRHLKGEDDKPLPPSKPRKQYKVSKGAETGEKSKRAKKEKGREQMPLDKAKPEAGAGPEDARDAPERGRAAEGGSSPAVPTPSPSGGCPGACRTHTETYKRLFSSFYSKGNHPIMSPLAKKKLLAQVSKAESLHCHKRHCPEGRRPASDAGLGPSPEPPRPATGPHLDEQRSPEPAGAQDTAPSVGSEAGPIPSASPGGRDSQPCPRAEEGGPAPTVFTGCFHAYRNEVLKPVSCHPLWGYFSSLKDFLEPPSTFPARSEEPEQPQDLRSKAAQSWSGESRRGAARTAVKACWVPPGAGFAPAAPRGKRGREEEAAAAFGPGAKLRAVSPFVKEADGRDTGAGSPGGQQGLAKPKAVVASPGYAAALPQAPDVYKGAMLHFPASFGSPLEHLKTQGVPVAPSLSVNPFVIPAFPSPLVATSTQPSDLCRPLATGPGHYPASYESSLRHRLYPAATWHSQPTYASPHAPAFHRHAKL